A genomic stretch from Arachis stenosperma cultivar V10309 chromosome 3, arast.V10309.gnm1.PFL2, whole genome shotgun sequence includes:
- the LOC130969077 gene encoding uncharacterized protein LOC130969077 has protein sequence MDMVDHKEGGNTLDQMDIEDIGRPEQHKSTWCEKKQAAVDEEMKRMSQLPANSTYVVHRRRVLNKILQLMTMQRTVSQEEELELLFAGLSL, from the exons ATGGATATGGTTGATCATAAAGAGGGTGGCAATACCCTTGATCAAATGGATATTGAAGATATTGGCCGGCCTGAACAACATAAATCAACATGGTGCGAGAAAAAACAGGCTGCAGTTGATGAAGAAATGAAGAGAATGAGCCAACTGCCTGCAAACAGTACCTATGTTGTTCATCGTCGGAGGGTTCTTAATAAAATTCTGCAACTTATGACGATGCAG AGAACAGTATCACAAGAGGAGGAGCTGGAGCTACTTTTTGCTGGGCTGTCTTTgtga
- the LOC130969076 gene encoding uncharacterized protein LOC130969076 isoform X2, which translates to MYVISCATSSYPALPIRASAATNGVLSASRVSLPVTHSAIANPFVPEVVEAVDALHSEFRAVDYLVAFNSTRVLKAFQNARLGSHHFGGCTGYGHDEAGGREALDQAFAEIFGAESAIVRSQFFSGTHAITCALFALLRPGDELLAVAGAPYDTLEEVIGKRDSGGLGSLQDFGLAEDGGLDWNALTVSVKPGTKCALIQRSCGYSWRQSLSVNDIGRAIKIIKMQNPGCLVMVDNCYGEFVESIEPPMVGADLIAGSLIKNPGGTIAPCGGYVAGKRKWVEAAAARLSAPGLGVDCGSTPGDIMRAFFQGLFLSPQMVGEAIKGSFLIAEVLASKGYKVQPLPRVPRHDTVQAVQLRSREHLLAFCEAVQRSSPVGSYTKPVAGTTPGYASEVIFADGTFIDGSTSELSCDGPLREPFAVFCQGGTHWTQWGLVLGEVLKSL; encoded by the exons atgtACGTCATATCCTGCGCTACCTCTTCTTATCCTGCGCTTCCTATTCGAGCTTCAGCGGCAACCAATGGTGTTCTTTCTGCCTCTCGGGTTTCACTTCCTGTCACTCATAGTGCCATTGCCAACCCTTTTGTCCCCGAG GTTGTGGAAGCAGTGGATGCCTTGCATTCGGAGTTCAGGGCTGTGGATTATTTGGTTGCATTCAATAGCACCCGTGTACTAAAGGCATTCCAGAATGCTCGACTTGGATCTCAT CACTTTGGTGGTTGCACTGGTTATGGTCATGATGAAGCTGGGGGGCGAGAGGCTCTTGACCAGGCCTTTGCTGAAATTTTTGGGGCTGAATCTGCTATTGTGCGATCACAG TTCTTCTCAGGTACTCATGCTATCACATGTGCTTTATTTGCTCTCCTAAGGCCTGGGGATGAG TTATTGGCAGTTGCCGGCGCACCATATGATACCCTAGAGGAAGTAATTGGGAAAAGGGACTCTGGTGGACTAGGTTCCCTCCAAGATTTTGGG CTTGCTGAGGATGGTGGACTTGACTGGAATGCATTGACAGTTTCTGTCAAGCCCGGAACAAAATGTGCACTCATACAGAGGTCATGTGGTTATTCATGGCGTCAGAGTTTGAGTGTTAACGACATAGGAAGGgcaataaaaataatcaaa ATGCAAAACCCTGGATGCTTAGTCATGGTGGACAACTGCTACGGAGAATTTGTTGAGAGCATTGAACCTCCCATGGTG GGTGCGGATTTGATTGCTGGCAGTTTGATAAAGAATCCTGGTGGAACAATTGCACCATGTGGTGGATATGTTGCTGGGAAAAGGAAATGGGTCGAAGCAGCTGCTGCCCGGCTTTCTGCTCCTGGGCTTGGGGTGGATTGTGGTTCAACCCCTGGTGATATCATGCGAGCCTTTTTCCAAGGATTATTTCTTTCTCCCCAGATGGTCGGGGAAGCAATCAAG GGTTCCTTCCTAATTGCTGAAGTGTTGGCATCTAAAGGCTATAAAGTGCAACCACTCCCTCGTGTACCTCGCCATGATACAGTTCAG GCTGTACAGCTTCGAAGTCGTGAGCATCTCCTTGCTTTCTGCGAGGCTGTTCAGAGAAGCTCTCCTGTTGGTTCGTATACCAAACCAGTTGCTGGTACCACTCCTGGATATGCATCAGAG GTAATATTTGCCGATGGAACCTTTATTGATGGGAGCACCAGTGAACTTTCATGTGATGGACCTCTTAGAGAACCATTTGCCGTATTTTGCCAA GGTGGCACCCATTGGACTCAGTGGGGATTAGTCCTTGGAGAAGTTTTGAAATCTTTATGA
- the LOC130969076 gene encoding uncharacterized protein LOC130969076 isoform X1 encodes MYVISCATSSYPALPIRASAATNGVLSASRVSLPVTHSAIANPFVPEVVEAVDALHSEFRAVDYLVAFNSTRVLKAFQNARLGSHHFGGCTGYGHDEAGGREALDQAFAEIFGAESAIVRSQFFSGTHAITCALFALLRPGDELLAVAGAPYDTLEEVIGKRDSGGLGSLQDFGVKYREVPLAEDGGLDWNALTVSVKPGTKCALIQRSCGYSWRQSLSVNDIGRAIKIIKMQNPGCLVMVDNCYGEFVESIEPPMVGADLIAGSLIKNPGGTIAPCGGYVAGKRKWVEAAAARLSAPGLGVDCGSTPGDIMRAFFQGLFLSPQMVGEAIKGSFLIAEVLASKGYKVQPLPRVPRHDTVQAVQLRSREHLLAFCEAVQRSSPVGSYTKPVAGTTPGYASEVIFADGTFIDGSTSELSCDGPLREPFAVFCQGGTHWTQWGLVLGEVLKSL; translated from the exons atgtACGTCATATCCTGCGCTACCTCTTCTTATCCTGCGCTTCCTATTCGAGCTTCAGCGGCAACCAATGGTGTTCTTTCTGCCTCTCGGGTTTCACTTCCTGTCACTCATAGTGCCATTGCCAACCCTTTTGTCCCCGAG GTTGTGGAAGCAGTGGATGCCTTGCATTCGGAGTTCAGGGCTGTGGATTATTTGGTTGCATTCAATAGCACCCGTGTACTAAAGGCATTCCAGAATGCTCGACTTGGATCTCAT CACTTTGGTGGTTGCACTGGTTATGGTCATGATGAAGCTGGGGGGCGAGAGGCTCTTGACCAGGCCTTTGCTGAAATTTTTGGGGCTGAATCTGCTATTGTGCGATCACAG TTCTTCTCAGGTACTCATGCTATCACATGTGCTTTATTTGCTCTCCTAAGGCCTGGGGATGAG TTATTGGCAGTTGCCGGCGCACCATATGATACCCTAGAGGAAGTAATTGGGAAAAGGGACTCTGGTGGACTAGGTTCCCTCCAAGATTTTGGGGTGAAGTACAGAGAAGTTCCA CTTGCTGAGGATGGTGGACTTGACTGGAATGCATTGACAGTTTCTGTCAAGCCCGGAACAAAATGTGCACTCATACAGAGGTCATGTGGTTATTCATGGCGTCAGAGTTTGAGTGTTAACGACATAGGAAGGgcaataaaaataatcaaa ATGCAAAACCCTGGATGCTTAGTCATGGTGGACAACTGCTACGGAGAATTTGTTGAGAGCATTGAACCTCCCATGGTG GGTGCGGATTTGATTGCTGGCAGTTTGATAAAGAATCCTGGTGGAACAATTGCACCATGTGGTGGATATGTTGCTGGGAAAAGGAAATGGGTCGAAGCAGCTGCTGCCCGGCTTTCTGCTCCTGGGCTTGGGGTGGATTGTGGTTCAACCCCTGGTGATATCATGCGAGCCTTTTTCCAAGGATTATTTCTTTCTCCCCAGATGGTCGGGGAAGCAATCAAG GGTTCCTTCCTAATTGCTGAAGTGTTGGCATCTAAAGGCTATAAAGTGCAACCACTCCCTCGTGTACCTCGCCATGATACAGTTCAG GCTGTACAGCTTCGAAGTCGTGAGCATCTCCTTGCTTTCTGCGAGGCTGTTCAGAGAAGCTCTCCTGTTGGTTCGTATACCAAACCAGTTGCTGGTACCACTCCTGGATATGCATCAGAG GTAATATTTGCCGATGGAACCTTTATTGATGGGAGCACCAGTGAACTTTCATGTGATGGACCTCTTAGAGAACCATTTGCCGTATTTTGCCAA GGTGGCACCCATTGGACTCAGTGGGGATTAGTCCTTGGAGAAGTTTTGAAATCTTTATGA
- the LOC130969076 gene encoding uncharacterized protein LOC130969076 isoform X3: protein MYVISCATSSYPALPIRASAATNGVLSASRVSLPVTHSAIANPFVPEVVEAVDALHSEFRAVDYLVAFNSTRVLKAFQNARLGSHHFGGCTGYGHDEAGGREALDQAFAEIFGAESAIVRSQFFSGTHAITCALFALLRPGDELLAVAGAPYDTLEEVIGKRDSGGLGSLQDFGVKYREVPLAEDGGLDWNALTVSVKPGTKCALIQRSCGYSWRQSLSVNDIGRAIKIIKMQNPGCLVMVDNCYGEFVESIEPPMVGADLIAGSLIKNPGGTIAPCGGYVAGKRKWVEAAAARLSAPGLGVDCGSTPGDIMRAFFQGLFLSPQMVGEAIKGSFLIAEVLASKGYKVQPLPRVPRHDTVQAVQLRSREHLLAFCEAVQRSSPVGSYTKPVAGTTPGYASEGGTHWTQWGLVLGEVLKSL, encoded by the exons atgtACGTCATATCCTGCGCTACCTCTTCTTATCCTGCGCTTCCTATTCGAGCTTCAGCGGCAACCAATGGTGTTCTTTCTGCCTCTCGGGTTTCACTTCCTGTCACTCATAGTGCCATTGCCAACCCTTTTGTCCCCGAG GTTGTGGAAGCAGTGGATGCCTTGCATTCGGAGTTCAGGGCTGTGGATTATTTGGTTGCATTCAATAGCACCCGTGTACTAAAGGCATTCCAGAATGCTCGACTTGGATCTCAT CACTTTGGTGGTTGCACTGGTTATGGTCATGATGAAGCTGGGGGGCGAGAGGCTCTTGACCAGGCCTTTGCTGAAATTTTTGGGGCTGAATCTGCTATTGTGCGATCACAG TTCTTCTCAGGTACTCATGCTATCACATGTGCTTTATTTGCTCTCCTAAGGCCTGGGGATGAG TTATTGGCAGTTGCCGGCGCACCATATGATACCCTAGAGGAAGTAATTGGGAAAAGGGACTCTGGTGGACTAGGTTCCCTCCAAGATTTTGGGGTGAAGTACAGAGAAGTTCCA CTTGCTGAGGATGGTGGACTTGACTGGAATGCATTGACAGTTTCTGTCAAGCCCGGAACAAAATGTGCACTCATACAGAGGTCATGTGGTTATTCATGGCGTCAGAGTTTGAGTGTTAACGACATAGGAAGGgcaataaaaataatcaaa ATGCAAAACCCTGGATGCTTAGTCATGGTGGACAACTGCTACGGAGAATTTGTTGAGAGCATTGAACCTCCCATGGTG GGTGCGGATTTGATTGCTGGCAGTTTGATAAAGAATCCTGGTGGAACAATTGCACCATGTGGTGGATATGTTGCTGGGAAAAGGAAATGGGTCGAAGCAGCTGCTGCCCGGCTTTCTGCTCCTGGGCTTGGGGTGGATTGTGGTTCAACCCCTGGTGATATCATGCGAGCCTTTTTCCAAGGATTATTTCTTTCTCCCCAGATGGTCGGGGAAGCAATCAAG GGTTCCTTCCTAATTGCTGAAGTGTTGGCATCTAAAGGCTATAAAGTGCAACCACTCCCTCGTGTACCTCGCCATGATACAGTTCAG GCTGTACAGCTTCGAAGTCGTGAGCATCTCCTTGCTTTCTGCGAGGCTGTTCAGAGAAGCTCTCCTGTTGGTTCGTATACCAAACCAGTTGCTGGTACCACTCCTGGATATGCATCAGAG GGTGGCACCCATTGGACTCAGTGGGGATTAGTCCTTGGAGAAGTTTTGAAATCTTTATGA